The DNA region AGCGAGCGCCACGTTCAAATCAGTCAAATTAAGGAATTATGGATATGTATTGCTGTGCAAATATGGAAATGGAAGaacaatgtgaaatgtgaagTGATGAATGTCCAGCTCTGGAAAAGggtaaaaattcaaaataacgCGAAATACGTCAAAGTTGAATAACTGCTGGTTTTGTTTGACACGATGAGGCCACCGACTTGGTCAATCTCGCATTCCGATTGGCTTACGTTGCAGCCAATCGGCCAACGAACGGATCGCGAACCCGCTCGGAACGCCTCCAGCGGTTCCtgacgattgttttttttttttttttttttaattttgaattctATTCTTCGAAAAGAATGTCGCCGTTGAATCACGCGAGCAAACGCAAGCAACCCTGCCgcgttttctgaaatgtaaatgtggGACAGAAATAGCCATTCGCCCATCATccgagccgcctatcctcacaagggtcacgggagagcctcGAACCGGTCGCCGGGCGGACGTCGACGCCGAGGGGGAATCGATCTCGCGTCGCCCGggccaaagtcaggcgtgtgtggCGCTTCACCATTTGGGACCTGCGGGACGCACAACGGCGAGTCGTTGAATCGTCGGTGATTGCGGCAAATTTGATGAGAAGCTGCCAATGGGGGCGCAATGTCAGATGTTCATGAAGAAagacctgccccccccccccaccccaaaaccaaaaaacaaaaacggacgGACCCCGCCCTTCAGCGACGGCGGCGTCCGGTTCGCCTGACGTTCAGATCGAACGGACCGAAGTGATTCGGCTTTCGCAATCACCGATTGTTTTGATTTCCTTGTTTTTGTCGTTCGCCGCCCTGCCGACGGACTCGGGGAAAAGCGTCCGGAGGCGAGCGCCAGCGCCGTTATTGTGAAGGCGCCGCGGCGGAAGTTCCCGCGGCCGGCGGACACGCGCTTGACGGACGACGGCCGGCGAGCCGGTCTGCGCGAGCGCGCGCGCTCTCGAGGGCAAAaactgcggcggcggcggcggcgacggcggcggcgcggcCCGAGATGGCAGCACGACGACGCCATGGCCGCTGAGCACCAAGCGGGGCGCGCGACTCGGGTCCGGCCGGACGCGGTCCGCGCCTCGGCGGCCGCCAGCCTGGCCCTGAGCGCGCtctcgctgctgctgctggtcacgGCCATCGGCACCGACCACTGGTACGAGACGGACACGCGACGCCACCGGGACAACTGCGAGCGGCAGGGCGCCGACTCCAACGCGCAACAGAACCGGGACATGCCCATCTACCACCTGCCGCTGCTGGAcacgggcggcggcggcggcggaggcgcgCGCGACGTGGCCCTGCTCAAACCCGTGCACGTGGGCAGCCGCGAGGACGAGCTCCTGGAGAACTGGCGCGCCATCCTGGGCATGGGCATCCTGGAGACCGAGTGCGGACGGCCGCTCTTCTCCACGCACGCCGGACTCTGGAGGAAGTGCTACTTCGGCGGACTGGACCCGGACATCGACAAGCTGGTCGACAGAGGTGCGCCGTCCCGTCGTCTCgctttatcatcattattattattattattattattatttttccctcTCGAGGACGCCGCCGGGACGGGACACATTCAAATTGCCGAAGGCTTAGTCCCGAAAATTGGAACTTGACGTCGTTCCGATCATCTCAAATCAGCTTGCTGCAATTCTGAAAATTCTCCGATTTTCAAATTGTCCGCATGAAAACCACGACGACATTCAAAAGAGCTTCAGTGGTCGCAGCAGCCAATAGAAAagcaccttaaaaaaaaaataaataaatccagatTTGCGACTGATGTACGTTGGCCATTCAGAGAGTGAAtcgattttgcaaaaaaaaaaaaaaaatatgatggcGGCtgctaatgcagccctatgggggcacaaaccagtgcaatctgtaggccggtcccaagcccggataaatgcagagggttgcgtcaggaagggcatccggcgtaaaaactgtgccaaacaaatatgagcgttcatctaaagaatcccataccggatcggtcgtggcccgggttaacaacgcccgcccccggcactgctaacctgcagggcgtcggtggaaattcagctactgtgggtcgaagacaaaggagaggaggaaaccggatcaagcgtcagaagaaaaagaggaatgcacagagcctacaactgagtgtagggactttgaatgttgggactatgacaggaaaagctcaggagttggttgacatgatgattaggagaaaggttgatattctgtgcatccaagagagcaggtggaaaggtagtaaggctagaagtttgggagcagggtttaaattattctaccacggagtagatgggaagagaaatggagtaggggttattttaaaggaagagctggctaagaatgtcttggaggtgaaaagagtatcagatcgagtgatgagactaaaatttgaaattgagggtgttatgtacaatgtggttagcggctatgcaccacaggtaggatgtgacctagagttgaaagagaaattctggaaggaactagatgaagtagttctgagcaccccagacagcgagagagttgtgattggtgcagattgtaatggagatattggtaaaggaaacaggggcgatgaagaagtgatgggtaagtacggcatccaggaaaggaactttgaagggcagatggtggtggactttgcaaaaaggatggagatggctgtagtgaacacttatttccagaagagggaggaacacatagtgacctacaagagcggaggtagaaccacgcaggtagattatattttgtgcagacgatgtaatctgaaggaggttactgactgtaaagtagtggtaggggagagtgtagctcgacagcataggatggtagtatgtaggatgattctggtggtgggtaggaagattaagaagacaaaggtagagcagagaaccatgtggtggaagctgagaaaggaagaatgtcgtgcggccttccggaaagaggtgagacaggctctcgatggacaaccgaagctcccggaagactggacgacgacagccaaggtgatcagagagacaggcaggagagtacttggtgtgtcatctggtaggaaaggggagaaggagacttggtggtggaaccccaaaatacagggagtcatacaaggaaagagattagcgaagaagaagtgggatactgagaggactgaggagaggcgaaaggagtacatcgagatgcgacgtagggcaaaggtagaggtggcaaaggctaaacaagaggcatatgaagacatgtacaccaggttggacacgaaagaaggagaaaaggatctctacaggttggccagacagagggatagagatgggaaggatgtgcagcaggtcagggtgattaaggatagagatggaaatgtgttgactggtgccggtagtgtgctaaatagatggaaagaatactttgagaagttgatgaatgaagaaaatgagagagaaggaagagttgaagaggcaagtgtgaaggaccaggaagtggcaacgattaccaagggggaagttagaaaagcactccaaaggatgaaaaatggaaaggcagttggtcctgatgacataccggtagaggtatggaagcagtttggagagatggctgtggagtttttgaccaacttattcaacagaatacttgcgggcgaaaagatgcctgaagaatggaggaaaagtgttctagttcccatttttaagaccaaaggggatgttcagagctgtgggaactatagaggaataaagttgatgagccacacaatgaagttatgggaaagagtagtggaggcctggactcaggacagaagtaagtatctgcgagcaacagtatggtttcatgcctagaaagagtaccacagatgcattatttgccttgaggatgctcgtggaaaagtacggagaaggtcagaaggagctacattgcgtctttgtggatctagagaaagcctatgacagagtaccaagagaggaactgtggtactgcatgcgtaagtctggtgtggcagagaagtatgttaaaatagtacaggacacgtatgatggcagcagaagaatggtgaggtgtgccttaggtgtgacagaggaatttaaggtggaggtgggactgcatcagggatcagctctgagccccttcctgtttgcagtggtaatggataggctgacagatgaggttagactggaatccccttggaccatgatgttcgcagatgatattgtcatatgcagtgaaagcagggagcatgcagaggaacaattggaaagatggagacatgcactggaaaggagaggaatgaagattagccgaagtaaaacagaatatatgtgcgcgaatgagaaaagtggagggggaagagtgaggctacggggagaagagatagcgagggtggacgacttcaaatacttggggtcaacaatacagagcaatggagagtgtggtcaggaagtgaagaaacgggtccaagcaggttggaacagctggcgaaaggtgtctggtgtgttatgtgacagaagagtgtctgctcggatgaagggcaaagtttacaaaacagcggtgaggccggccatgatgtacggattagagacggtggcactgaagaaacaggaagctgaactggaggtgcagaaatgaagatgttgaggttctcgctcggagtgaccaggttggataggattagaaatgagctcattagagggacagccaaagctggatgttttggagacaagattcgagagagcagacttcgatggtttggacgtgttcagaggcgagagagtgagtatattggtagaaggatgctgaggatggagctcccaggcaaaagagcgagagagaggaagaccaaagagaaggtttatggatgtggcgagggaagacatgagggcagttggggttcgagaggaagatgcaggagataggctaagatggcaaaagatgacacgctgtggcgacccctaacgggacaagccgaaaggaaaagaagaagaagaagaagaagatggcggCTGCTATCTCATTGTCACGAGGGCAAAAGAGTGGGAAGGGTCTGCATCTGGTGGTCCTGGCGCACCAGTGAAGTTCTTCCGGTACCGGCTCGGACGCCACCCGGCGGGGTCTCTGTTGgccgttttttttcctcgcctttctgtaacaaggaacaaaacgacaacaaaaacgGCGCCGCGAGAACAAATGGAGCAAAATGACCGGATGAGACATTTAAATACGCTACAAAATCAATCGAGAAAGCGGCCGCGTTGACTAAAATCGCCATCGGCCAGCGGGCGGAAGGGAGGTCACGGCGAGCCGACCCCGTAAACCGTCGTCGCTGAATATTTACCAGCTTGGTTTGCCTCTGTGGGTCAGTTTCGGCTCATGCCGCAGACGGACGGATTACCGTAGCGTTTTTCAATTTCAGGGAACCACACCGTATTGGCGTCATTTTCGGTTCACGCGGATGTAAACTTGAGTGACCTCCCATTCGGGTTCGACTCTCGCGGGGAAGGCCTTGCTCACAGTTTACGAGTGCGCGGCGGGGAATTTTTGGCCATTCTTCCGGAGGCGCTTCGGTGATCCACAAGGATTGATGGGCGGCGAGAATGTAAAGGCCAAACTACAGGAGTCCGACCATTGAACCTTGTGGCACTCCACATTGTGTGATTCCATCTACGACAGGGACAACAGTTCTAGCGTGTCAACTGAGTTCTGAGAACTTTGTGACTGACCGTGCCCAAAGCTTCTCTCAAGTCCAGAAGTCCGCTTCCATTTGCAACACCCCCCGCGTTGAGCTTTTGTACATGCTAGCAGATTGCGTTGTCTCCGCGGAGTCACGTCATGTTTTCTAAAGCCCAAGAAAAGCCACATAAGCTTGGAGGGACCCGGGTTTCTGGGACTTTccctccaggtactccaggcCGACCGGACGACTTCGGCCGCGGTCTCGTTCTGGGCCCACTTTACCAGCGAGGTCGCGCGACgttcgtttgtgtgtgtgtgtgcgcaggtATCGCAGAGCGCTGCACAGCAGTCAAGTATCATTTCTCTCAGCCAATCAGGTTGCGGAACATCCCTCTGAACCTGACCAGGAGCATCCAGCAGGACGAGTGGCATCTGTTGCGTGAGtcgcatgcgcgcacacacactggCACACTGGCACATTGGCACCGGTGCGCGTCGCCACGGAAACGCAGCCCCGTCTTCCCGCCCGCAGACCTGCGCCGCATGACGGCCGGCTTCCTGGGCATGGCCGCCGCCGTGCTGCTGTGCGGGATGGTCGTCACCGGAGTCGGATTCTTCTGGGAGGGAAGCCTGACGCGCCGCCTGGCCGGACTGCTCTTCCTCATGGCGGGTGCGTGCGAGTGCGAGTGCGAGTGCCGACGTTCCACCCGCCAGACCCGCGGCGTCAACGTGTCGCCTGTGCTTCAGGAACCTTCTGCGGCGTCTCGCTCTGCACGTACGCGGCCAGCGTGACCTACGACCTTTCCAGGAAGCCGCCCTTCATCTACGGCCTCCCCGCCGACGTGGACCACGGCTTCGGCTGGTCCGCGGGCCTGGCGGGCGCCGGCCTGGCGCTGAGCCTGGCGTCCGGGTGCCTGGCCGCCGCCTTCCCGCCCGCGGGGACCCCCCGCCGCAAGGCGGCCCCCCGCGCCTCGGCCGTCTGACCTGGCCGGTTGCCGTGGTAACTGCTCTTTCTTCAAGTGTAAATAATGTCAGCGGAGCGTGACGTGACACGTGCCCGATTCTAGTCCTTGTGGTGATATTGCAGCCAAAGCGCATTTATTCCAAACGACAAACAAGAAACAACTTTGAAGTTTTCCCAACCAAACGTAAACGTCGCTCCGGTCGCTTCACGCTAACGTACGACGCGGACGGGCTAGCGAAAAACACGATGACGTGAGATGACGCCCGTAAGCGCACACACGCCGCGTATTTGGGTCCTCCGCTAGCTTAATGCGAACCTGTAATGTGAAGCAACGTAGACGGACTGTTTGAAAAGCAGCAAATAGCAGCTCGGCGCAAACACGACGGACTCAAGTGCTCTTTCGTCACTTCCAGCCGCGGCGTGAAACTACACTGGAGACGCACATCTTGCCTGCGTACCGCTAACAGCAGGAAAATGTCGCCGCGGAAAAATATGTCCATTTGAGAGTGAAGCGGGCGGAGGGACACTTGTTCAAGTTCTGATCAGTCCATTTGTTGACCTGCTGTTTCCACGACGACCCTTTATTCGACACACCGACGGCAGGCCTCTTAAAGGGACGGCGGGACGCATCCACGTTAACGTACACtaccacaaaaacacacatgcgcCCAAATGATCACAAAATAATCATAACAGTGCTTTCTATTTGTGCAGTGCGTTTCTAGACACTTTTCAGTTGCACATATTCACTCCAAATCTGTCacggctgccattctgcgcctACGGCCACCGCCAGACTTCCAAAGGCGTCCGTTTGTAGGCATTGCGGGGGGGGGTCAGAcagggcgcccccccccccccgttgacCATCGCGTCGGTGGCATCAAAGTCCCGAGACCGTCGTCTTTAGGGGGCATCGATCACAACCTCTTCAAATACCTTTCGGGGGCGTACACACGtccgtgacacacacacacacacacacacacaaatgagcaCACACTCCAaggatgaaaatataaaaaatatcttTAATAATTGTTTTCTCATCTTAATCACACAGGGAAGGATTTTATGTGACAATTAAAATTTGACAATGTAACCGTGAGTTGAATGTAGAACTGCATCTAATGAATATTTCAGTAGTCCAGTCGCGTGGCCAACAATCGAGTCATCGGATGAAAGTTGAGCTTTTCATATCATCAGGTATGATCGCAAAAAGCCTTTTATTTCTTCGCTCGACAATACGCACCAAAGACCGTGCATTCCTTTCCAACAAGCTTCGACCTCGCTCGCGCGTCTGCCGACGTGCCAATTTCTTCGTTTCACGGCAACTGAAGGAGCATCGAGAGGTAACAAATATTTCCTTCGTCTGACTTTCCAAAAGTTTGCGCACATGCTCAATTTTGCTTTTCACCGGGCCCGTCACGACCGCAACAATTTGAAGACGACGTTTGCCTCTGAAATTGTGAAAATCGAGGCCCGCCCGCAAGCTGCAAAAGTACGCTTGGTCCAATCAAAGATCCGACGGCTAACTTTGCTGGAATCAACCAATTACGTGTGCCTCTTAGCTTACGCTTAATAAACACTCATTATCTTCCCGTGTGCGCGTGTTCATTGGGGCGACACACACAACTCACAGCAGAGCGCTCAAGTTCCATACCAACGAACGTTTAGTTGTTAGCAAACAAACCATCTGCTGCGCGCTCGCGGGAGCAAGATCCGACGCGACATCCCGCCGACCCGTCTCCTTTTGGCGccaaaaaatgctcatttaaaCTCGCAAAGTGCAAAGCGGTTCAATTGGAGCtttgtaaacaaacaaagagacaaaacaagCAAACGAGCCGACGCGCAAAACGGAGCAAAAGTCAAAACGCTCACGCAAAAGACAAATCAAGACTCACACAACACGAACACAAAGCAAACGTCACGCACACGGcgagcacccttgtgaggatcagcgaaAAGGTGGTTATCGCAGTTGTGGGTCGGACCCCTCGGGAGGACTTCCCTTCGATAAATGGAACGTGGAGGTCGGCTTGGCTTTCACCTCGGAGCGGCACAAACCTGACGTACGCGAAGGCCTCTTTGTATTCTCGCGCTTGCGCTTTTTCACGTGACCGACGCAATGCGGCCCCTCGATGCCGCCTGGGGGATCATCCCTCCCGATTGGTCCATTTGGGTCACGTGGTGTGACGACGCGGTCGGCGTTCCTCTCGGTTCCGGTTACCACGTCCTCCATCAAGTCTGCAGCAGAATTAAAACGCGTCATCTGCTCATCTCGGTCCAACG from Syngnathoides biaculeatus isolate LvHL_M chromosome 9, ASM1980259v1, whole genome shotgun sequence includes:
- the tmem178a gene encoding transmembrane protein 178A, producing the protein MAAEHQAGRATRVRPDAVRASAAASLALSALSLLLLVTAIGTDHWYETDTRRHRDNCERQGADSNAQQNRDMPIYHLPLLDTGGGGGGGARDVALLKPVHVGSREDELLENWRAILGMGILETECGRPLFSTHAGLWRKCYFGGLDPDIDKLVDRGIAERCTAVKYHFSQPIRLRNIPLNLTRSIQQDEWHLLHLRRMTAGFLGMAAAVLLCGMVVTGVGFFWEGSLTRRLAGLLFLMAGTFCGVSLCTYAASVTYDLSRKPPFIYGLPADVDHGFGWSAGLAGAGLALSLASGCLAAAFPPAGTPRRKAAPRASAV